From Curtobacterium sp. SGAir0471, the proteins below share one genomic window:
- a CDS encoding helix-turn-helix domain-containing protein, whose protein sequence is MDALACLLDTVGLDVRDGRAIVSATPDWTLDLGPSDGYVWVASRATTVWVWSGPDHEVVRAGSALLVRAAAPIAIGTSPDRHEPPDGSPTDPFDATGVHLGTARFGTLAAEALDLPDVLRTRPRDALSDDVLRTLGHLDSLTAARRASAHRDALARTIVLTVLRDEQPPFLADGSIARCIDTLFAAEPSRTTGDVVSATMRCSRRTAERRFRESTGRTPDELRRWYRSLQVRQALLDGADEHEVAHRFAFAGVGSLRRALARARPPITADALDPLAS, encoded by the coding sequence GTGGATGCGCTCGCCTGCCTGCTCGACACGGTCGGACTCGATGTCCGGGACGGCCGCGCGATCGTCTCCGCGACGCCGGACTGGACCCTCGACCTCGGGCCCAGCGACGGGTACGTGTGGGTCGCATCGCGGGCGACGACCGTGTGGGTGTGGTCAGGGCCCGACCACGAGGTGGTCCGCGCCGGCAGCGCCCTGCTCGTGCGCGCCGCGGCCCCGATCGCGATCGGCACGAGCCCGGACCGCCACGAGCCACCCGACGGCTCGCCGACCGACCCCTTCGACGCGACGGGCGTCCACCTCGGCACCGCACGCTTCGGCACCCTCGCTGCGGAGGCACTCGACCTGCCGGACGTCCTGCGCACCCGGCCCCGCGACGCGCTGTCGGACGACGTGCTCCGCACCCTCGGGCACCTCGACTCCCTGACCGCTGCCCGTCGAGCGTCCGCGCACCGCGACGCACTGGCGCGCACGATCGTGCTGACGGTGCTGCGCGACGAGCAGCCGCCGTTTCTCGCGGACGGCAGCATCGCGCGGTGCATCGACACGTTGTTCGCGGCCGAGCCGAGTCGGACGACCGGCGACGTCGTGTCGGCGACGATGCGGTGCTCTCGTCGTACGGCCGAGCGTCGGTTCCGCGAGAGCACGGGCCGGACCCCGGACGAGCTCCGACGCTGGTACCGCTCGCTACAGGTCAGACAGGCGCTCCTCGACGGCGCGGACGAGCACGAGGTCGCGCACCGTTTCGCCTTCGCCGGTGTCGGGTCGCTCCGCCGAGCACTCGCCCGCGCACGCCCGCCGATCACGGCGGATGCGCTCGATCCCCTCGCGTCGTGA
- a CDS encoding mycothiol-dependent nitroreductase Rv2466c family protein — MTETTVDNTETARTAVEFWFDPNCPWAWMTSRWVGEVERQRPIDVTWRVMSLFVLNEDQDIPDEYRERIHKGQVYPRIVTAALLRHGQEIVKPLYDALGEHVHHRQESDPDQVVPAVLRELDLDEDLLEYAWTDEVDQAVRASHQDGIDRVGQDVGTPVIAVEGTAFFGPVISPAPKGQEALDLWDGVVAVAKYPGFFELKRSRTVGPIFDTVA, encoded by the coding sequence GTGACCGAGACGACTGTGGACAACACCGAGACCGCCCGCACCGCCGTGGAGTTCTGGTTCGACCCGAACTGCCCGTGGGCCTGGATGACGAGCCGCTGGGTCGGCGAGGTCGAGCGCCAGCGCCCGATCGACGTGACCTGGCGGGTGATGAGCCTGTTCGTCCTCAACGAGGACCAGGACATCCCGGACGAGTACCGGGAGCGCATCCACAAGGGGCAGGTCTACCCGCGCATCGTCACCGCCGCGCTGCTCCGCCACGGCCAGGAGATCGTCAAGCCGCTGTACGACGCGCTCGGCGAGCACGTCCACCACCGCCAGGAGTCCGACCCCGACCAGGTCGTCCCCGCCGTGCTCCGCGAGCTCGACCTCGACGAGGACCTGCTCGAGTACGCCTGGACCGACGAGGTCGACCAGGCCGTCCGCGCGAGCCACCAGGACGGCATCGACCGGGTCGGCCAGGACGTCGGTACCCCGGTCATCGCGGTCGAGGGCACCGCGTTCTTCGGCCCCGTCATCTCCCCGGCCCCGAAGGGCCAGGAGGCGCTCGACCTGTGGGACGGCGTCGTCGCGGTCGCCAAGTACCCCGGCTTCTTCGAGCTCAAGCGCTCGCGCACGGTCGGCCCGATCTTCGACACGGTCGCGTAG
- a CDS encoding GNAT family N-acetyltransferase yields MATAYATDEASPVTVRDCEPRDLDVVHALHVDAVLHSTAIWQEEPHPREYFDAWLAERRAAGLPVLVAEVDGTVAGYVTYSAFRPHQGYRHTVEHSVYVVPAFRGRGIATVLMDALVAHARAAGVHVVMAGICSSNTGSIALHERLGFTTVGVLPEVGRKFDRWLDLTLMRLPLS; encoded by the coding sequence ATGGCGACAGCATATGCGACGGATGAGGCGTCCCCGGTCACGGTCCGGGACTGCGAGCCGCGCGACCTGGACGTCGTCCACGCCCTGCACGTCGACGCCGTGCTGCACTCGACCGCGATCTGGCAGGAGGAGCCGCACCCGCGGGAGTACTTCGATGCCTGGCTCGCCGAGCGCCGTGCGGCGGGGCTGCCCGTGCTGGTCGCCGAGGTGGACGGCACCGTCGCCGGCTACGTCACCTACAGCGCCTTCCGGCCGCACCAGGGCTACCGCCACACGGTCGAGCACAGCGTGTACGTCGTGCCGGCGTTCCGCGGCCGGGGCATCGCGACGGTCCTGATGGACGCGCTCGTCGCACACGCACGTGCTGCGGGCGTGCACGTCGTGATGGCGGGGATCTGCTCGTCGAACACCGGCTCGATCGCGCTGCACGAGCGGCTCGGATTCACCACCGTCGGGGTGCTGCCCGAGGTCGGCCGGAAGTTCGACCGCTGGCTGGACCTGACGCTGATGCGGTTGCCGCTGTCCTGA
- a CDS encoding serine hydrolase domain-containing protein: MEKRAAYESVLPYVREWIDYKVWQLRLPGVQVAIGFEDEVLFSEAWGYADVEAGRRLTTTDLFRIASHSKTFTATALLQLADAGALRLDDTVGSFVPALVEAGSPIADATVRELMEMGAGVVRDGADGDHWALDHPFPDADQLVALVVEGGAKVPVGSAFNYSNLGYGLLGLVIEAVTGTTYAEHVRSAIVEPLGLTGTGPEFDPAREGEFVVGYTSLHAARTRQRVPHVTTGALAAATGFHGTASDLVRYFSAHVPGRGSLLSDHAKRLAQRKAWSALDTDPAARGYGAGFIVDRIGGREVRGHSGGFPGQITQTVFDPASSLVVSVLTSSATGPAGMLATGIVHLLDAAADEQAPGPELPEGVDTSRYTGRFTTFEGITDVARVGARLLAIDPTQPVPTESPVRLRVVDEDTLVMAAGNRFGSVDERITYTRDDSGRAVSFRGDSGMTHRPWSVPEETPEVAAALV; encoded by the coding sequence ATGGAGAAGCGCGCCGCGTACGAGTCCGTCCTGCCCTACGTCCGTGAGTGGATCGACTACAAGGTGTGGCAGCTCCGGCTCCCGGGCGTGCAGGTCGCGATCGGCTTCGAGGACGAGGTGCTGTTCTCCGAGGCGTGGGGGTACGCCGACGTCGAGGCCGGGCGCCGCCTGACGACCACGGACCTGTTCCGGATCGCGTCGCACTCGAAGACGTTCACCGCGACCGCGCTGCTGCAGCTCGCCGACGCCGGGGCGCTGCGGCTCGACGACACCGTCGGGTCGTTCGTCCCCGCCCTGGTCGAGGCCGGGTCGCCGATCGCCGACGCGACCGTCCGCGAGCTGATGGAGATGGGGGCCGGGGTCGTCCGCGACGGTGCCGACGGCGACCACTGGGCGCTCGACCACCCGTTCCCGGACGCCGACCAGCTCGTCGCGCTCGTGGTCGAGGGTGGCGCGAAGGTACCCGTCGGCTCGGCCTTCAACTACTCGAACCTCGGCTACGGCCTGCTCGGACTCGTGATCGAGGCCGTAACCGGCACGACCTACGCCGAGCACGTCCGGAGCGCGATCGTCGAGCCGCTCGGCCTGACGGGGACCGGGCCGGAGTTCGACCCGGCCCGCGAGGGCGAGTTCGTCGTCGGCTACACGAGTCTGCACGCCGCCCGCACCCGCCAGCGCGTCCCACACGTCACGACCGGGGCCCTCGCCGCGGCGACGGGGTTCCACGGCACCGCGTCCGACCTCGTCCGGTACTTCTCGGCGCACGTGCCCGGCCGGGGCTCGTTGCTGTCCGACCACGCGAAGCGCCTGGCGCAGCGGAAGGCCTGGAGCGCGCTGGACACCGACCCGGCAGCGCGCGGCTACGGTGCGGGGTTCATCGTCGACCGGATCGGCGGGCGCGAGGTGCGCGGCCACTCCGGCGGCTTCCCCGGCCAGATCACCCAGACGGTGTTCGACCCGGCGTCGTCGCTCGTCGTGTCCGTCCTGACGAGCAGTGCGACCGGTCCCGCGGGCATGCTCGCCACGGGCATCGTGCACCTGCTCGACGCCGCGGCCGACGAGCAGGCTCCCGGTCCCGAGCTGCCCGAGGGCGTCGACACCAGCCGGTACACGGGACGGTTCACGACCTTCGAGGGCATCACCGACGTCGCTCGGGTCGGGGCCCGGCTGCTCGCGATCGATCCGACGCAGCCGGTGCCGACCGAGTCGCCGGTGCGCCTCCGGGTCGTCGACGAGGACACGCTCGTGATGGCCGCGGGCAACCGCTTCGGCTCGGTGGACGAGCGGATCACCTACACGCGCGACGACTCCGGCCGGGCGGTCTCGTTCCGCGGTGACAGCGGCATGACGCACCGTCCGTGGTCGGTGCCCGAGGAGACGCCGGAGGTCGCCGCCGCCCTGGTCTGA
- a CDS encoding helix-turn-helix domain-containing protein: protein MSQIVDDSAAAVEPGVEHPDDADQRRLGERLQRLRTERKWSLTELAEESGVSRAMINRVERGVSSPTATILGRLSGAFGLTISQLLDEALEHDVPRATDPDQARGVQRGATADSWTDPETGYRRRPVSSADFPADVTEVRLPAGEQVAYPASAYAFLRHCIWVVDGVLEVVVGGEPTRLGAGDRIELGEPADVVYRNPGTEPVRYVVVVVRAARGRE from the coding sequence ATGTCTCAGATCGTAGACGACAGCGCGGCGGCAGTGGAACCCGGAGTCGAGCACCCGGACGACGCCGACCAGCGCCGCCTGGGGGAGCGGTTGCAGCGACTGCGGACCGAACGCAAGTGGAGCCTGACCGAGCTCGCCGAGGAGTCCGGCGTCTCCCGCGCCATGATCAACCGTGTCGAGCGCGGGGTGTCGAGCCCGACGGCGACGATCCTCGGGCGGCTGTCCGGCGCCTTCGGCCTGACGATCTCGCAGCTCCTCGACGAGGCACTCGAGCACGACGTGCCCAGGGCGACCGATCCCGACCAGGCCAGGGGTGTCCAGCGCGGCGCGACCGCCGACTCCTGGACCGATCCCGAGACCGGGTACCGCCGGCGTCCGGTCTCGAGTGCGGACTTCCCCGCGGACGTGACCGAGGTGCGCCTCCCGGCCGGTGAGCAGGTGGCCTACCCGGCGTCCGCCTACGCGTTCCTGCGGCACTGCATCTGGGTGGTCGACGGCGTGCTCGAGGTCGTCGTCGGCGGGGAGCCGACGCGCCTCGGCGCGGGCGACCGCATCGAGCTCGGCGAACCGGCCGACGTCGTCTACCGGAACCCGGGCACGGAGCCCGTGCGGTACGTCGTGGTGGTGGTCCGGGCCGCGCGGGGCCGGGAATAG
- a CDS encoding ribose-5-phosphate isomerase — protein MRIHLGTDHAGLEFTKTLAQHLTEAGHEVVDHGPTEYDALDDYPSFCINAAHAVVQDQRAGVQALGVVFGGSGNGEQIAANKVEGIRAALVWNESTALLARQHNDANVISIGARQHTEDEAIHFVDLFIAEPFSGEERHARRIAQLAEYETTGHIAGRQIDE, from the coding sequence ATGCGCATCCACCTCGGAACGGACCACGCCGGCCTCGAGTTCACCAAGACCCTCGCCCAGCACCTCACCGAGGCGGGGCACGAGGTCGTCGACCACGGTCCGACCGAGTACGACGCGCTCGACGACTACCCCTCGTTCTGCATCAACGCGGCACACGCGGTCGTGCAGGACCAGCGCGCGGGCGTCCAGGCGCTCGGTGTCGTCTTCGGTGGCTCGGGCAACGGCGAGCAGATCGCCGCGAACAAGGTCGAGGGCATCCGCGCCGCGCTGGTCTGGAACGAGTCGACCGCGCTCCTGGCGCGTCAGCACAACGACGCGAACGTCATCTCGATCGGTGCGCGCCAGCACACCGAGGACGAGGCGATCCACTTCGTCGACCTGTTCATCGCCGAGCCGTTCTCGGGCGAGGAGCGCCACGCACGCCGCATCGCGCAGCTCGCCGAGTACGAGACGACGGGGCACATCGCCGGTCGGCAGATCGACGAGTAG
- a CDS encoding Fpg/Nei family DNA glycosylase: MPEGHSVHRIANQFSRHFVGKRCEVSSPQGRFAAGAARLDGKRMVAARAVAKQMFLEFEDDLFLRVHLGLYGAWDFAGVISSAEALSEDGDGEESLSSIGAPRLARYRMAEQEKAEDPIESFPPDPVGQVRVRILTEDTVADLRGPTACVVEDPAGVQRALDKLGPDPINDDGPEAEQTFVDNVRKRNVAIGQLLMDQAVVAGIGNIYRAELLFRQRIDPYKPGKKITVKQAKALWQDWSKLLHAGVRDGLMLTMDDLSEADHAKALRSRKDRHWVYHRQGEPCRVCGTEIRMADMAGRKLYWCPKDQK, translated from the coding sequence ATGCCAGAGGGTCACTCCGTCCACCGCATCGCGAACCAGTTCTCCCGGCACTTCGTCGGCAAGCGGTGCGAGGTCTCCAGCCCGCAGGGTCGCTTCGCCGCCGGAGCCGCCCGGCTCGACGGCAAGCGCATGGTCGCCGCGCGGGCCGTGGCGAAGCAGATGTTCCTCGAGTTCGAGGACGACCTGTTCCTCCGCGTCCACCTCGGGCTCTACGGTGCGTGGGACTTCGCGGGCGTGATCTCGTCCGCCGAGGCGCTGTCCGAGGACGGCGACGGCGAGGAGTCCCTGTCGTCCATCGGGGCACCGCGACTCGCCCGCTACCGGATGGCCGAGCAGGAGAAGGCCGAGGACCCGATCGAGTCCTTCCCGCCGGACCCCGTCGGCCAGGTGCGCGTGCGCATCCTGACCGAGGACACGGTTGCCGACCTCCGCGGACCGACCGCCTGCGTGGTCGAGGACCCGGCCGGGGTGCAGCGTGCCCTCGACAAGCTCGGACCGGACCCGATCAACGACGACGGCCCGGAGGCCGAGCAGACCTTCGTCGACAACGTCCGGAAGCGCAACGTCGCGATCGGGCAGCTGCTCATGGACCAGGCCGTGGTCGCGGGCATCGGGAACATCTACCGCGCCGAGCTGCTCTTCCGCCAGCGGATCGACCCGTACAAGCCCGGCAAGAAGATCACGGTGAAGCAGGCGAAGGCGCTGTGGCAGGACTGGTCGAAGCTGCTGCACGCCGGGGTCCGTGACGGTCTCATGCTCACGATGGACGACCTGTCCGAGGCCGACCACGCCAAGGCACTCCGTTCGCGGAAGGACCGGCACTGGGTGTACCACCGCCAGGGGGAGCCCTGCCGCGTCTGCGGCACCGAGATCCGGATGGCGGACATGGCCGGGCGCAAGCTCTACTGGTGTCCGAAGGACCAGAAGTAG
- a CDS encoding amidohydrolase, giving the protein MTDLLLRTVRRVGTSGAPCDVRVVGGRIEAVAPAGTLDPAPGADADVDVVETDGAWLGPGLVDHHVHFDQWALVRRRVDVSACTSAEATADALAAVARTGVADLVLVGHGYRDGTWPRPARRELLDGAAPGLPVVVISADLHAVWCNALALAHCSALLGRPLDAGDDGVLREQDAFDVTAVLSRVPDDVLDGWVAEAVDAAAARGVTRVVDLEMVFGLDRWTRRVHAGTDGLRVDSGVYPGELDVAIARGLRTGDVVDGTRGLVRMGPFKVITDGSLGTRTAAMTSGEGVLAYPFADLVAMVRRAVDAGLVPAVHAIGDRANTLALDVFEAVGARGSIEHAQLLVDTDVDRFARLGVAASVQPEHAMDDRDIADRYWADVTDRAFPFGSLHRAGAELRLGSDAPVAPLDPWVSMAAAVGRDRDGRAPWQPAERLSALTAWRGSTEGGRVGVAVGDVADLVLLAADPLAVADSAALRHTEVLGTAIAGRFTHRDL; this is encoded by the coding sequence GTGACCGACCTCCTGCTCCGCACCGTCCGCCGGGTGGGCACCTCCGGCGCTCCGTGCGACGTCCGCGTCGTCGGCGGCCGCATCGAGGCGGTCGCCCCCGCCGGCACCCTGGACCCGGCCCCGGGCGCCGACGCCGACGTCGACGTCGTCGAGACCGACGGCGCGTGGCTGGGTCCCGGGCTCGTCGACCACCACGTGCACTTCGACCAGTGGGCCCTCGTCCGCCGACGCGTCGACGTCTCCGCCTGCACGTCGGCGGAGGCGACCGCCGACGCGCTCGCCGCGGTCGCGCGCACCGGGGTGGCGGACCTGGTGCTCGTCGGTCACGGCTACCGCGACGGCACCTGGCCCCGCCCTGCACGACGCGAGCTGCTCGACGGGGCCGCACCGGGCCTCCCGGTCGTCGTCATCAGCGCCGACCTGCACGCCGTCTGGTGCAACGCCCTCGCGCTCGCCCACTGCTCGGCGCTCCTCGGACGGCCGCTCGACGCCGGCGACGACGGGGTGCTGCGCGAGCAGGACGCCTTCGACGTGACCGCGGTGCTGTCGCGGGTGCCGGACGACGTGCTCGACGGCTGGGTGGCCGAGGCGGTCGACGCGGCGGCGGCCCGCGGTGTGACCCGCGTCGTCGACCTCGAGATGGTCTTCGGCCTCGACCGCTGGACCCGGCGGGTGCACGCTGGGACCGACGGCCTGCGGGTCGACTCCGGCGTGTACCCGGGCGAGCTCGACGTGGCGATCGCCCGTGGCCTGCGCACCGGCGACGTCGTGGACGGCACCCGCGGGCTGGTCCGGATGGGCCCGTTCAAGGTGATCACCGACGGCTCGCTCGGTACGCGCACCGCCGCGATGACGTCGGGTGAGGGCGTGCTCGCGTACCCGTTCGCGGACCTCGTGGCGATGGTCCGGCGCGCGGTCGACGCCGGGCTCGTACCGGCCGTGCACGCGATCGGCGACCGGGCGAACACCCTGGCGCTCGACGTGTTCGAGGCCGTCGGTGCCCGGGGCAGCATCGAGCACGCGCAGCTGCTCGTCGACACCGACGTCGACCGGTTCGCCCGGCTCGGCGTCGCGGCGTCGGTGCAGCCCGAGCACGCGATGGACGACCGGGACATCGCCGACCGGTACTGGGCGGACGTGACCGACCGGGCCTTCCCGTTCGGGTCGCTGCACCGGGCCGGGGCGGAGCTCCGGCTCGGGTCGGACGCGCCCGTGGCACCGCTCGATCCGTGGGTGTCGATGGCGGCGGCGGTCGGGCGGGACCGCGACGGCCGCGCGCCGTGGCAACCTGCGGAACGGTTGTCCGCGCTCACCGCGTGGCGCGGATCGACCGAGGGCGGCCGGGTCGGGGTGGCCGTCGGGGACGTCGCCGACCTGGTGCTGCTCGCCGCGGACCCGCTGGCGGTCGCCGACTCGGCAGCGCTGCGGCACACCGAGGTGCTCGGGACCGCGATCGCGGGGCGGTTCACCCACCGCGACCTGTAG
- the pepN gene encoding aminopeptidase N has protein sequence MPGENLTRTEAQERAAIVDVQTYDVELDLTRGAETFGSTTRVRFTATAGASTFIDAITKTVHSITLNGTALDVAAVNDGVRIQLDDLQEQNELVVVADAMYTNTGEGLHRFVDPVDDEVYLYSQFEVPDSRRMFAVFEQPDLKAEFTFTVTAPARWQVVSNSPTPEPHVDGEVATWSFTPTAKISSYITALVAGPYEVVRDELTSRDGRTIPLGVFARRSLAEYLDPEYVFETTKKGFAYYEEKFDVPYPFEKYDQLFVPEFNAGAMENAGCVTFTETYVFRSKVTDAIKERRVVTILHELAHMWFGDLVTMKWWNDLWLNESFAEWASTIATAEATEWTEAWTTFQAMEKSWAYRQDQLPSTHPIVATINDLEDVQVNFDGITYAKGGSVLKQLVAWVGIDAFFAGVSQYFKKHHHGNTELRDLLVELEATSGRDLSEWSGLWLETAGVNTLRPEIEVDESGVINSFAVLQEAPADHPTLRPHRLAIGVYGFATDESAPFGADTASAGGKLERTHRVEIDVDGARTEVPELVGVHRGDLVLLNDDDLAYAKIRLDEQSRRTAIEHLAAIANPLARSIVWGAMWDATRDAESPASDYVRLVLGNIATETESTTIRTTLSQLLLTARSYVAPAKVDATVRTVGDTLWQLASSAEAGSDAQFQFVKFFAQIASTPEHVATLQGLRDGSVTLQGLEIDTDLRWELLEGLVLAGAAGDAEVDAELAADKTASGEQAAARARATIPTAEGKLAAFSSLVDSSEAPNAIVRQTTVGFQHTNSPVVLEGLVSKYFDVLTRIWAERSYHMADTIVTGLYPAPLASVELRDAANAWLEAHPETPALRRIVTENLAGTERALRVQAADA, from the coding sequence GTGCCCGGAGAGAACCTCACCAGAACCGAAGCCCAGGAACGCGCCGCGATCGTCGACGTGCAGACGTACGACGTCGAGCTGGACCTGACCCGCGGGGCCGAGACCTTCGGCAGCACCACGCGCGTCCGGTTCACCGCGACGGCCGGTGCCTCGACCTTCATCGACGCGATCACGAAGACCGTGCACTCGATCACGCTGAACGGCACGGCGCTCGACGTCGCCGCGGTGAACGACGGCGTGCGGATCCAGCTCGACGACCTGCAGGAGCAGAACGAGCTCGTCGTCGTCGCCGACGCGATGTACACGAACACGGGCGAGGGCCTGCACCGCTTCGTCGACCCGGTCGACGACGAGGTCTACCTGTACTCGCAGTTCGAGGTCCCGGACTCGCGCCGCATGTTCGCCGTGTTCGAGCAGCCCGACCTCAAGGCCGAGTTCACCTTCACCGTCACGGCGCCGGCCCGCTGGCAGGTCGTCTCGAACTCCCCGACGCCCGAGCCGCACGTCGACGGCGAGGTCGCCACCTGGTCGTTCACCCCGACCGCGAAGATCTCGAGCTACATCACCGCGCTCGTCGCCGGCCCGTACGAGGTCGTGCGCGACGAGCTCACGAGCCGCGACGGTCGGACCATCCCGCTCGGCGTGTTCGCACGCCGCTCGCTCGCCGAGTACCTCGACCCCGAGTACGTGTTCGAGACGACGAAGAAGGGCTTCGCCTACTACGAGGAGAAGTTCGACGTCCCGTACCCGTTCGAGAAGTACGACCAGCTCTTCGTGCCGGAGTTCAACGCCGGCGCGATGGAGAACGCGGGCTGCGTCACCTTCACCGAGACCTACGTCTTCCGGTCGAAGGTGACCGACGCCATCAAGGAGCGCCGGGTCGTCACGATCCTCCACGAGCTCGCACACATGTGGTTCGGCGACCTCGTCACCATGAAGTGGTGGAACGACCTGTGGCTGAACGAGTCGTTCGCCGAGTGGGCGTCGACCATCGCCACGGCCGAGGCCACCGAGTGGACCGAGGCCTGGACCACGTTCCAGGCGATGGAGAAGTCCTGGGCCTACCGCCAGGACCAGCTCCCCTCGACGCACCCGATCGTCGCGACGATCAACGACCTCGAGGACGTGCAGGTCAACTTCGACGGCATCACGTACGCCAAGGGCGGGTCCGTCCTGAAGCAGCTCGTGGCGTGGGTCGGCATCGACGCGTTCTTCGCGGGCGTCTCGCAGTACTTCAAGAAGCACCACCACGGCAACACCGAGCTCCGCGACCTGCTCGTCGAGCTCGAGGCGACCAGCGGCCGCGACCTGTCCGAGTGGTCGGGGCTGTGGCTCGAGACCGCCGGCGTCAACACGTTGCGTCCCGAGATCGAGGTCGACGAGTCCGGTGTGATCAACTCGTTCGCCGTGCTGCAGGAGGCCCCCGCCGACCACCCGACGCTCCGCCCGCACCGCCTGGCGATCGGCGTCTACGGGTTCGCGACGGACGAGTCGGCGCCGTTCGGGGCGGACACCGCCTCGGCCGGCGGCAAGCTCGAGCGCACGCACCGCGTCGAGATCGACGTCGACGGCGCCCGCACCGAGGTCCCCGAGCTCGTCGGCGTGCACCGCGGCGACCTCGTGCTCCTGAACGACGACGACCTGGCGTACGCCAAGATCCGTCTCGACGAGCAGTCCCGGCGCACCGCGATCGAGCACCTCGCCGCGATCGCGAACCCGCTGGCCCGCTCGATCGTCTGGGGTGCGATGTGGGACGCAACGCGCGACGCCGAGTCGCCCGCGAGCGACTACGTCCGCCTGGTGCTCGGCAACATCGCGACCGAGACCGAGTCGACGACGATCCGCACCACGCTCTCGCAGCTGCTGCTGACCGCCCGCAGCTACGTCGCGCCGGCCAAGGTCGACGCGACGGTCCGCACCGTCGGCGACACGCTCTGGCAGCTGGCGTCCTCGGCCGAGGCCGGGTCCGACGCCCAGTTCCAGTTCGTGAAGTTCTTCGCGCAGATCGCCTCGACGCCGGAGCACGTGGCGACGCTGCAGGGCCTGCGCGACGGTTCCGTCACGCTGCAGGGCCTGGAGATCGACACGGACCTGCGCTGGGAGCTGCTCGAGGGCCTCGTGCTCGCCGGTGCCGCCGGTGACGCCGAGGTCGACGCCGAGCTCGCGGCGGACAAGACCGCGTCCGGTGAGCAGGCCGCCGCTCGTGCGCGTGCGACGATCCCGACCGCCGAGGGCAAGCTCGCGGCGTTCTCGTCGCTCGTGGACTCGTCCGAGGCACCGAACGCCATCGTCCGGCAGACGACCGTCGGCTTCCAGCACACGAACAGCCCGGTCGTGCTCGAGGGGCTCGTGTCGAAGTACTTCGACGTGCTGACGCGGATCTGGGCCGAGCGGAGCTACCACATGGCCGACACCATCGTCACGGGCCTGTACCCGGCGCCGCTCGCGTCGGTCGAGCTCCGCGACGCCGCGAACGCGTGGCTCGAGGCGCACCCGGAGACGCCCGCGCTCCGTCGCATCGTCACCGAGAACCTCGCGGGCACCGAGCGTGCGCTGCGGGTGCAGGCGGCCGACGCCTGA
- a CDS encoding FMN-binding negative transcriptional regulator: protein MRHTPHFLMTDVDEVRRLIDGHPWATIVSHTAAGLVASHYPFLLEAPGPDDDPDQIVLVSHVGRPDEVAHELGQHEVLVVFQGPHGYVSPAWYPPEQFVPTWNHVTAHCWGTPEILSDDENFRVLGELVDHFERVMQEPVSLEVDEDTARRMAKGTVGIRIRVARFDARAKLSQNKAPEVVERIVAGLRGDGPYASPALADAVERAQVARTVGREAS, encoded by the coding sequence ATGCGGCACACACCCCACTTCCTCATGACCGACGTCGACGAGGTGCGACGCCTGATCGACGGGCACCCGTGGGCCACGATCGTGTCGCACACCGCCGCGGGGCTCGTCGCCTCGCACTACCCGTTCCTGCTCGAGGCACCCGGGCCGGACGACGACCCCGACCAGATCGTCCTCGTGTCGCACGTCGGCCGGCCGGACGAGGTCGCACACGAGCTCGGGCAGCACGAGGTCCTCGTGGTGTTCCAGGGTCCGCACGGGTACGTCTCCCCAGCCTGGTACCCGCCGGAGCAGTTCGTCCCGACCTGGAACCACGTGACGGCGCACTGCTGGGGGACGCCGGAGATCCTGTCCGACGACGAGAACTTCCGCGTGCTCGGCGAGCTGGTCGACCACTTCGAGCGGGTCATGCAGGAGCCCGTGTCCCTCGAGGTCGACGAGGACACGGCACGGCGCATGGCGAAGGGCACCGTCGGCATCCGCATCCGGGTCGCCCGGTTCGACGCCCGCGCCAAGCTCTCGCAGAACAAGGCCCCCGAGGTCGTCGAGCGGATCGTCGCGGGGCTCCGCGGCGACGGCCCCTACGCGTCGCCGGCGCTCGCCGACGCCGTCGAGCGCGCGCAGGTGGCCCGCACGGTCGGTCGGGAGGCATCGTGA